A DNA window from Terriglobia bacterium contains the following coding sequences:
- a CDS encoding ATP-binding cassette domain-containing protein: MISNTKPNGGTQPAAGAPPAIAVERITKKYGDFTAVDGVSFSVAEGEIFGLLGPNGAGKSTLIRMMTTLIEITAGKAFVAGHDVSKEPDAARRSIGVIPQAMTSDVDLTVEENLSIYAKLYGVPREQRERAIAKLLADVELTKWRTAQTKTLSGGMRRRLEVARGLVHSPKIFFLDEPTTGLDPVSRVAVWEMLTKIKEERRLTMLITTHYMDEADRLCDRIAIVDHGKLVALDTPL, from the coding sequence ATGATCAGCAACACCAAGCCGAACGGTGGAACGCAGCCCGCGGCGGGGGCGCCGCCGGCGATCGCGGTGGAGCGCATCACTAAGAAATACGGCGACTTCACGGCGGTGGACGGCGTGTCGTTTTCGGTCGCCGAGGGGGAAATCTTCGGGCTGCTGGGACCGAACGGAGCGGGCAAGTCCACGCTGATCCGCATGATGACCACGCTGATCGAGATCACCGCCGGGAAAGCGTTCGTCGCCGGGCACGATGTGAGCAAAGAACCGGACGCGGCGCGGCGTTCGATCGGGGTGATCCCGCAGGCGATGACCAGCGACGTGGATTTGACGGTGGAGGAGAACCTCAGCATTTACGCCAAGCTGTACGGTGTGCCGCGCGAGCAGCGCGAGCGCGCCATCGCCAAACTGCTGGCCGACGTGGAATTGACCAAGTGGCGGACGGCGCAGACCAAGACGCTGTCGGGCGGCATGAGGCGGCGGCTGGAAGTCGCGCGCGGGCTGGTACACAGCCCCAAGATCTTCTTTCTCGACGAGCCGACCACGGGGCTGGACCCGGTGTCGCGGGTCGCGGTGTGGGAGATGCTGACCAAGATCAAGGAAGAACGACGCCTCACGATGCTGATTACAACGCACTACATGGACGAAGCGGACCGCTTGTGCGACCGCATCGCGATCGTCGATCACGGAAAGCTGGTGGCGCTGGACACGCCGCTGAA
- a CDS encoding efflux RND transporter periplasmic adaptor subunit — protein sequence MKGRRFGILLLIILAAAIGYYFLTANRNRGLVLIGTVDANQVIVSSKIQGRIEKLTVDEGTPVKEGDLVAVLDSAELEAQKRAAENVISGLRSQVTGTRATEMVTRGSTSSDVLNARARLQSVRSQLVMAEANLEQTSSDSQRTVSLADQGVASRQDRDRAVAALKAATANVQSLRDQVRAAEADLASAEARLHQTRAAESTVASTRAQVLNAQAQLAEAETRLGYTRIVAPITGVVSLRAARQGEVVNPGGPIITIMDLNDTWVRAAVPETYADRIALGDTLEVRMPGGTLIPGKVIFKSTEGDFATQRDVSRSKRDIKTVALKLRIDNQGMKYATGMTAEVLVPAAKLNATVQGSAAGQGK from the coding sequence ATGAAAGGCCGGCGCTTTGGCATTCTTCTGCTGATCATCCTGGCGGCGGCGATCGGCTACTACTTCCTGACCGCGAACCGCAACCGGGGGCTGGTGCTGATCGGGACGGTGGACGCGAACCAGGTAATCGTGAGCTCGAAAATCCAGGGCCGGATCGAAAAGCTGACGGTCGACGAAGGTACGCCGGTGAAAGAGGGAGACCTGGTGGCGGTGCTCGATTCCGCCGAACTGGAGGCGCAAAAGCGCGCGGCGGAAAACGTGATCTCCGGGCTGCGTTCGCAGGTGACGGGAACGCGCGCGACGGAGATGGTCACGCGGGGATCAACCTCGAGCGACGTGCTCAACGCGCGAGCACGGCTGCAATCGGTAAGGAGCCAGCTGGTAATGGCCGAGGCCAACCTGGAACAGACATCCAGCGATAGCCAGCGTACCGTGTCCCTGGCGGATCAAGGCGTTGCTTCCCGGCAGGACCGCGACCGCGCCGTGGCCGCGCTGAAAGCCGCCACGGCGAATGTGCAATCGCTGCGCGACCAGGTCCGGGCTGCCGAAGCCGACTTGGCATCCGCCGAGGCGCGTCTGCACCAGACACGAGCGGCGGAGAGCACGGTGGCGTCAACCCGCGCCCAGGTGCTGAACGCGCAGGCCCAGCTCGCCGAGGCGGAGACGCGGCTGGGGTACACGCGGATCGTGGCGCCGATCACGGGCGTGGTTTCGCTGCGGGCGGCGCGGCAGGGCGAGGTGGTCAACCCGGGGGGGCCGATCATCACCATCATGGACCTGAACGACACCTGGGTGCGGGCGGCGGTGCCGGAGACCTACGCCGACAGAATCGCGCTCGGCGACACGCTCGAGGTGCGCATGCCGGGCGGAACGCTGATCCCGGGAAAAGTGATTTTCAAGAGCACCGAGGGGGATTTCGCGACCCAGCGCGACGTGAGCCGAAGCAAGCGCGATATCAAGACAGTGGCCTTGAAGCTGCGCATTGACAACCAGGGGATGAAGTACGCGACCGGCATGACCGCCGAGGTGCTGGTGCCGGCGGCGAAATTGAATGCGACCGTGCAAGGCTCGGCCGCAGGCCAGGGAAAATGA
- a CDS encoding TetR family transcriptional regulator — protein MPSKSKPLGTRGQPEQTRAAILNAAILEFAHEGAAGARTDAIARAAKVNKALLYYYFKDKETLYGAALDEVFVGLTKRIAEVLARELPPREKIRQFVGAHFDFIAGHPAYPRMVQREMMRSGRKGSPHLRRIVERYLRPTFARLREVMLEGIARGEIRELNPMDVVPSLIALNIFYFSSIPMMRLLMPGMDPTAPEQVARKRAAVLDFISAAIFTSNTQEGSR, from the coding sequence ATGCCGAGCAAATCGAAACCGCTGGGCACGCGCGGGCAGCCGGAGCAGACGCGGGCCGCCATTCTCAATGCTGCCATCCTTGAGTTTGCGCACGAGGGCGCGGCGGGGGCGCGGACGGACGCCATTGCGCGCGCCGCCAAGGTCAACAAGGCGCTGCTCTACTACTACTTCAAGGACAAGGAGACGCTTTACGGGGCGGCACTTGACGAGGTGTTCGTCGGGCTGACGAAGCGGATTGCGGAAGTGCTGGCGCGCGAATTGCCGCCGCGGGAGAAGATCCGCCAGTTCGTGGGCGCGCACTTCGATTTCATCGCCGGCCATCCCGCCTACCCGCGCATGGTGCAGCGGGAGATGATGCGCAGCGGGCGCAAGGGTTCGCCGCACCTCAGGCGGATTGTCGAGCGCTATCTGCGGCCGACGTTTGCGCGCTTGCGCGAGGTAATGCTGGAGGGAATCGCGCGCGGAGAAATTCGTGAGCTGAATCCCATGGACGTGGTGCCCTCGCTGATCGCCCTCAACATCTTTTATTTCAGCTCGATTCCGATGATGCGGCTGCTGATGCCCGGCATGGATCCGACGGCGCCGGAGCAGGTGGCGCGGAAGCGGGCGGCGGTGCTGGACTTCATCTCGGCCGCGATTTTCACATCCAATACCCAGGAGGGAAGCCGATGA
- a CDS encoding PP2C family protein-serine/threonine phosphatase: MGSTATAPHTPPPPPPPRFRQRARDFWAQVSEGLELNQLWSQFVHEARTSYGLYSREFKRGDVEGLRRGQRYWALTKQFFWAVVMKLSPARRVILLVAVVFLVTPVIVFQVSDKGVDVSGGSLAFWGGALLLLLLVLEIADRVTMKRDLEIAREIQHWLVPATPPQIAGLDVAFVSRPANTVAGDYYDVLPMESDDAAQEVLLAVADVAGKSLPAALLMATLQASLRTLATTARSLPELVRGLNRYACANSLGGQRFTTAFLARLNPSTGELIYTNAGHNAPLLWRASGSLERLDVGGIPLGIQNDRPYECGSTVLRRGDMLVIFTDGVVEAVNERGEEYDEGRLLPLVQRCAAKSAQGLVDCLMQELRTFAGQASQHDDITCMAVRLV; the protein is encoded by the coding sequence ATGGGTTCTACCGCCACTGCCCCGCACACCCCGCCACCTCCCCCGCCGCCGCGCTTCCGGCAGCGCGCCCGGGATTTCTGGGCCCAAGTCAGCGAGGGTCTGGAACTCAACCAGCTTTGGTCGCAGTTCGTGCACGAGGCGCGCACCAGCTACGGCCTGTACTCACGCGAATTCAAACGTGGCGACGTGGAAGGTCTCCGGCGCGGCCAGCGGTACTGGGCTCTCACCAAGCAATTCTTCTGGGCCGTGGTGATGAAGCTCTCGCCCGCCCGCCGCGTAATTCTGCTGGTCGCTGTGGTGTTCCTGGTGACTCCCGTGATCGTATTCCAGGTTTCCGACAAGGGAGTCGACGTTAGCGGAGGCAGCCTGGCATTCTGGGGCGGCGCGCTGCTGCTTTTGCTGCTGGTGCTGGAGATTGCCGACCGCGTGACCATGAAACGCGACCTGGAAATCGCGCGTGAAATACAGCACTGGCTGGTCCCCGCAACGCCGCCGCAAATCGCCGGCCTGGATGTCGCGTTTGTTTCGCGCCCCGCCAATACTGTCGCCGGCGATTATTACGATGTCCTGCCAATGGAGTCGGACGACGCCGCTCAGGAGGTTCTGCTGGCCGTCGCCGACGTAGCTGGCAAGAGCCTACCGGCGGCACTGCTGATGGCGACGTTGCAGGCCAGCCTGCGCACGCTCGCCACCACCGCGCGCTCCCTGCCCGAACTGGTACGCGGCCTCAACCGTTACGCCTGCGCGAACAGCCTCGGCGGCCAGCGCTTTACCACCGCGTTCCTGGCGCGCCTGAATCCCTCCACCGGCGAGTTGATCTATACCAACGCCGGGCACAACGCGCCCCTGTTGTGGCGCGCCTCCGGTTCGCTGGAGCGCCTCGACGTTGGCGGCATTCCCCTCGGCATTCAAAATGATCGTCCGTACGAGTGCGGCAGCACCGTGCTGCGGCGGGGCGATATGCTGGTAATCTTCACCGACGGCGTGGTCGAGGCGGTCAACGAGCGTGGTGAAGAATACGACGAAGGCCGCCTGCTTCCGCTCGTGCAGCGTTGCGCCGCCAAGAGCGCGCAAGGCCTGGTGGATTGCCTTATGCAGGAGTTGCGCACCTTCGCCGGCCAAGCCAGCCAGCACGACGACATCACCTGCATGGCCGTGCGCTTGGTTTAG
- a CDS encoding PilZ domain-containing protein, whose product MAALESELRRQHERVSVTGPAALSADGHTIGATIKDVSLGGVFLFSDAPFSEGAEVEIVLMLPKELGLECNRMVRCHGRVVRVEGAAGQFGIAAQIERIVDLPKGAPGSAE is encoded by the coding sequence TTGGCAGCCTTAGAATCCGAGCTACGTCGTCAGCACGAACGCGTCAGTGTCACTGGTCCCGCGGCGTTAAGCGCAGACGGCCATACGATTGGTGCCACGATCAAGGACGTCAGCCTAGGGGGAGTGTTCCTGTTCAGTGACGCTCCGTTCAGCGAGGGCGCCGAGGTTGAAATCGTCCTCATGCTCCCCAAGGAACTCGGGCTGGAATGCAACAGAATGGTGCGCTGCCACGGCAGGGTTGTGCGCGTGGAGGGAGCTGCAGGCCAGTTTGGCATCGCTGCACAAATCGAGCGAATCGTCGATCTGCCCAAGGGAGCGCCTGGTTCGGCTGAGTAA